A DNA window from Amycolatopsis sp. DSM 110486 contains the following coding sequences:
- a CDS encoding LysR family transcriptional regulator has product MDRTGLECFVALAEELHFSRAAERCHISQPAMSQQILRLERALDVRLAHRNKRSVSLTRAGEVFLAEARKVLRQMDDAAALTLRTDRGEVGQLTVGVTSPALYVVYPEIAALFRARLPNVGLVVRELTTAEQEHALRRGDLDVGVVHPPLDDAGLAVEEIGRAPFQLALPEGHPLTAHESLELGDLEGEQVVIFPRQIAPQLYDTVLLLCREAGFSLKIAMEAHPAQSIIALVAAGLGLGFIASETQRLTRAGVVYRPIRGPRPQLGIGVAYHADGIAPAVRTFVHAAREAGASMH; this is encoded by the coding sequence ATGGACCGGACCGGACTCGAGTGCTTCGTGGCGCTCGCCGAAGAACTGCACTTCAGCCGTGCCGCCGAGCGCTGTCACATCAGCCAGCCGGCGATGAGCCAGCAGATCCTGCGCCTCGAGCGAGCACTCGACGTGCGTCTCGCCCACCGGAACAAGCGCTCGGTCTCGCTCACGCGGGCGGGAGAGGTCTTCCTGGCCGAGGCGCGCAAGGTGCTGCGGCAGATGGACGACGCCGCGGCGCTCACCCTGCGAACCGACCGCGGCGAGGTCGGTCAGCTCACGGTCGGCGTCACGTCGCCCGCGCTCTACGTCGTCTACCCGGAGATCGCCGCGTTGTTCCGCGCACGGCTGCCGAATGTCGGCCTCGTGGTCCGCGAGCTGACCACCGCGGAGCAGGAGCACGCGCTGCGCCGTGGCGACCTCGACGTCGGCGTGGTGCACCCGCCACTGGACGACGCCGGCCTCGCGGTCGAAGAGATCGGCCGGGCACCGTTCCAGCTTGCACTCCCGGAGGGCCACCCACTCACGGCGCACGAGTCGCTCGAGCTGGGCGACCTCGAAGGCGAGCAGGTGGTGATCTTCCCGCGTCAGATCGCGCCGCAGCTCTACGACACCGTGCTGCTGCTGTGCCGCGAAGCGGGCTTCAGCCTGAAGATCGCGATGGAAGCCCACCCCGCGCAGTCGATCATCGCGCTGGTCGCGGCCGGGCTCGGTCTCGGGTTCATCGCCTCGGAGACGCAGCGCCTCACCCGCGCCGGCGTGGTCTACCGGCCGATTCGGGGCCCACGGCCACAGCTGGGCATCGGGGTCGCGTACCACGCCGACGGGATCGCCCCGGCGGTGCGCACGTTCGTCCACGCGGCGCGGGAAGCCGGCGCTTCGATGCACTGA
- a CDS encoding MarR family winged helix-turn-helix transcriptional regulator yields the protein MPSPGESREQTATSAVRALARVSRLLERSSGELNLAHYRVLSAVASGDERASRVARRLALGRPAISAAVDALTKRGLLIRGDVDADHRATALSLTPEGERLLAATEAEMIKGLLALVARTPDGDVVLESLGRLGDAIDEVMAERSAGNR from the coding sequence ATGCCGTCCCCCGGAGAATCCCGCGAGCAGACCGCGACGAGCGCCGTGCGCGCACTGGCCCGCGTCTCGCGGCTGCTGGAGCGCTCGTCGGGAGAGCTGAACCTCGCCCACTACCGCGTGCTGTCCGCCGTCGCCTCGGGCGACGAGCGCGCCTCCCGCGTGGCCCGGCGGCTCGCGCTCGGCCGCCCGGCGATCAGCGCCGCCGTCGACGCGCTCACGAAACGCGGCCTCCTGATCCGCGGCGATGTCGACGCCGACCACCGGGCCACGGCGCTTTCCCTGACACCGGAAGGCGAACGGCTGCTCGCCGCCACCGAGGCCGAGATGATCAAGGGGCTCCTCGCGCTGGTCGCCCGCACGCCCGACGGCGACGTGGTGCTCGAGTCGCTGGGCCGGCTCGGTGACGCGATCGACGAGGTCATGGCCGAGCGGTCGGCCGGAAACCGGTGA
- a CDS encoding 2-hydroxyacid dehydrogenase, giving the protein MRILLIGEAADHEDDLRAHLAQPYEVAGLPWAAADSAAFDGELGPDDVVVSLRFSRPEGQAPPFRLLHVPGAGLDRIDFAALAPETAVANVFEHETPIAEFVLARLLEWEIRAAELQASFGADAWPELYAHRVPHGELYGKTLGLVGYGRIGRAIAERAAGFGVEVLAVDDFARGDGIAKVLPTARLAQVQETADYLVLACPLTAETTGLIDAAALARMPAHAVLVNISRAPIVDETALYEALRDNGIGGAILDVWYRYPGSGGEAVAPAAHPLWDLPNAWCTPHSSAWTTQLPRRRYAVIAENINRLAAGEPLRHVVRPPNGTAQGGASHDPHRNT; this is encoded by the coding sequence ATGAGGATCCTGCTGATCGGCGAAGCCGCGGACCACGAGGACGACCTGCGCGCGCACCTCGCGCAGCCGTACGAGGTGGCCGGGCTGCCGTGGGCGGCCGCCGACTCGGCCGCGTTCGACGGGGAGCTCGGCCCGGACGACGTCGTCGTCTCGTTGCGGTTCTCCCGCCCGGAGGGCCAGGCGCCGCCGTTCCGGCTCCTGCACGTGCCGGGCGCGGGCCTCGATCGGATCGACTTCGCCGCGCTGGCCCCGGAAACCGCCGTGGCCAACGTGTTCGAGCACGAGACGCCGATCGCGGAGTTCGTCCTCGCCCGGCTGCTGGAGTGGGAGATCCGGGCGGCAGAACTGCAGGCGTCGTTCGGCGCGGACGCGTGGCCGGAGCTCTACGCGCACCGCGTCCCGCACGGCGAGCTGTACGGCAAGACGCTCGGTCTCGTCGGCTACGGGCGCATCGGGCGGGCCATCGCCGAGCGCGCCGCCGGGTTCGGCGTCGAGGTGCTCGCGGTGGACGACTTCGCGAGGGGTGACGGCATCGCGAAGGTGCTGCCGACCGCCCGGCTGGCGCAGGTGCAGGAAACGGCCGACTACCTCGTGCTCGCCTGCCCGCTCACGGCGGAGACGACGGGGCTGATCGACGCCGCGGCGCTGGCGCGGATGCCGGCCCACGCCGTGCTGGTGAACATCTCCCGCGCGCCGATCGTCGACGAGACCGCGCTCTACGAAGCCTTGCGGGACAACGGGATCGGCGGCGCGATCCTCGACGTCTGGTACCGCTACCCCGGCAGCGGCGGGGAGGCCGTGGCCCCCGCGGCACACCCGCTGTGGGACCTGCCGAACGCCTGGTGCACGCCGCACTCCAGCGCCTGGACCACCCAGCTGCCGCGCCGCCGCTACGCGGTCATCGCGGAAAACATCAACCGGCTCGCCGCAGGGGAGCCGTTGCGCCACGTCGTTCGCCCGCCGAATGGCACCGCTCAAGGAGGAGCAAGCCATGACCCCCACCGGAACACCTGA
- a CDS encoding MFS transporter: MTPTGTPDQIWAESRRRLIPGTVIGSLIEWYDIAVYGQAAALVFGTLFFPQFSDTAGRVAAFATFGVGYFARPLGAMIFGHVGDKYGRRFSLVCTLLLMGIATVVIGLLPTYAGIGMLAPVLLVVCRLLQGLGVGAEYVGAVTMVAEFAPAKKRGYFASLPASGVFLGIGLAAAVSASVSALPNDQLMSWGWRVPFLLSFVVVGIGLLIRLRVPESPVFAELKEARARTKVPALTMIKAMPKRLLLVMVANGVLAFNIYVVQTYSLSYLAGKGVAKSSALVAVLVGCAVGAAVIPVLGKVSDRSGRKPVYVAVSAFCALVPFPFFWLLDTRNVGLIVLAFALALGGCLAMFGSQAAFYAELFPAQYRFSGFALGREIPGAVLSGPAPVICVGLVTLGAGSPSLVAVAMVVVAVAGLLAVLALPETRGTDLAPMVEPFPAVTERAGA; the protein is encoded by the coding sequence ATGACCCCCACCGGAACACCTGACCAGATCTGGGCCGAGTCCCGGCGCCGTCTCATCCCGGGGACGGTGATCGGGAGCCTCATCGAGTGGTACGACATCGCCGTCTACGGCCAGGCCGCGGCGCTCGTGTTCGGCACATTGTTCTTCCCCCAGTTCTCCGACACCGCCGGGCGCGTCGCCGCGTTCGCGACCTTCGGCGTGGGCTACTTCGCCCGGCCGCTCGGCGCGATGATCTTCGGCCACGTGGGGGACAAGTACGGCCGCCGGTTCTCTCTCGTCTGCACGCTGCTGCTGATGGGGATCGCGACTGTCGTGATCGGGCTGTTGCCCACCTACGCGGGCATCGGGATGCTCGCGCCGGTGCTGCTCGTGGTCTGCCGACTGCTGCAGGGGCTCGGCGTCGGCGCCGAGTACGTGGGCGCCGTGACCATGGTCGCGGAGTTCGCGCCGGCGAAGAAGCGCGGCTACTTCGCCTCGCTGCCCGCCTCGGGGGTGTTCCTCGGGATCGGGCTGGCGGCCGCGGTGAGCGCGAGCGTCTCGGCGCTGCCGAACGACCAGCTGATGAGCTGGGGCTGGCGAGTGCCGTTCCTGCTGAGCTTCGTCGTGGTCGGCATCGGCCTGCTGATCCGCCTGCGCGTGCCCGAGTCACCGGTGTTCGCCGAGCTGAAGGAAGCTCGGGCCCGCACCAAGGTGCCTGCCCTCACCATGATCAAGGCAATGCCGAAGCGGCTGCTGCTGGTGATGGTCGCCAACGGCGTGCTGGCGTTCAACATCTACGTGGTTCAGACCTATTCGCTCAGCTACCTGGCGGGCAAGGGCGTGGCCAAGAGCAGCGCGCTCGTGGCGGTGCTGGTCGGCTGCGCGGTCGGTGCGGCGGTGATCCCCGTGCTGGGCAAGGTTTCCGACCGCTCCGGGCGCAAGCCGGTGTACGTCGCGGTGAGCGCTTTCTGCGCGCTGGTGCCGTTCCCGTTCTTCTGGCTGCTGGACACCCGCAACGTGGGCCTGATCGTGCTCGCCTTCGCCCTCGCGCTCGGTGGCTGCCTCGCGATGTTCGGTTCGCAGGCCGCGTTCTACGCCGAGCTGTTCCCCGCGCAGTACCGCTTCAGCGGTTTCGCGCTGGGTCGCGAGATCCCCGGCGCGGTGCTCTCCGGACCCGCCCCGGTGATCTGCGTCGGCCTCGTGACGCTCGGCGCCGGTTCCCCGAGCCTCGTGGCGGTCGCGATGGTCGTGGTCGCCGTCGCCGGCCTGCTCGCGGTGCTCGCCCTGCCGGAGACCCGCGGCACCGACCTGGCACCGATGGTCGAGCCCTTTCCCGCGGTGACCGAGCGCGCGGGCGCCTGA
- a CDS encoding maleylacetate reductase gives MTTTMRTFAHPAGVHNATPPRVVFGPGTSAGLRDEVERLGASRALVVTTPGRTELGDRFATAIGDRCAGLLPEAVSQVPVELTRRGAEKAASRGADCLVAIGGGAATGLCKGIAYLSGLPIIAVPTTYSGSEMTGFCGMTADGVKRMHESLAMRPSTVIYDAELSLSLPPAVSASSAMNALAHCVDAIYLPSLSPLIAPAAVEGARVVATTLPALLANPGDLALRNEMLYGAYLSGAALTGGFAMQHAIAHMLGGSYDVEHGVAHAVVLPYVTDHLVRHAPGPLGRIAAALGTDDLAGALWDLATGAGLPVRLADVGFGPGDEDRAVEIATTADGAPATPDTHDGGRAGNPAPVTPAAVRAILRAAADGTRPGGSR, from the coding sequence GTGACCACCACGATGCGGACGTTCGCCCACCCCGCCGGCGTGCACAACGCCACGCCGCCGCGGGTGGTCTTCGGCCCCGGCACCTCGGCCGGCCTGCGCGACGAAGTGGAGCGGCTCGGCGCGAGCCGGGCGCTGGTCGTCACGACCCCGGGCCGCACCGAGCTCGGTGACCGGTTCGCGACCGCGATCGGCGATCGCTGCGCGGGGCTGCTGCCCGAGGCCGTGAGCCAGGTGCCGGTGGAGCTCACGCGCCGCGGCGCCGAGAAGGCGGCGAGCCGGGGCGCCGACTGCCTCGTCGCGATCGGCGGCGGCGCGGCGACGGGCCTGTGCAAGGGCATCGCGTACCTCTCCGGACTGCCCATCATCGCCGTGCCCACCACCTACTCCGGCTCGGAGATGACGGGCTTCTGCGGGATGACCGCCGACGGCGTGAAGCGCATGCACGAAAGCCTCGCGATGCGACCGTCCACAGTGATCTACGACGCCGAGCTCTCGCTGTCGCTGCCGCCGGCGGTCAGCGCGTCGAGCGCGATGAACGCGCTGGCGCACTGTGTCGACGCGATCTACCTGCCCAGCCTGAGCCCGCTGATCGCGCCCGCGGCGGTCGAGGGCGCCCGGGTGGTGGCGACCACGCTGCCGGCGCTGCTCGCGAACCCGGGCGATCTCGCGCTGCGCAACGAAATGCTCTACGGCGCCTACCTTTCCGGGGCCGCGCTCACCGGCGGCTTCGCGATGCAGCACGCGATCGCGCACATGCTCGGCGGCAGCTACGACGTGGAGCACGGAGTCGCGCACGCCGTGGTGCTGCCCTACGTGACCGACCACCTCGTGCGCCACGCGCCCGGGCCGCTCGGGCGGATCGCGGCCGCGCTCGGCACCGACGACCTTGCCGGCGCCTTGTGGGACCTCGCCACCGGCGCGGGACTCCCGGTGCGCCTCGCCGACGTCGGCTTCGGCCCCGGCGACGAGGACCGCGCCGTCGAGATCGCGACCACGGCCGACGGTGCTCCGGCCACGCCCGACACCCACGATGGCGGCCGGGCGGGCAACCCGGCGCCGGTCACGCCGGCCGCCGTGCGCGCCATCCTCCGCGCGGCTGCCGACGGGACCCGTCCGGGTGGTTCGCGATGA
- the dgoD gene encoding galactonate dehydratase — MLLPTSDGPPIRVTSVETTVVNAELRNWILVKVRTDQDGLYGWGEASLNWKTRAVTGAIEDLAPLVIGRDPRDIEQIVRVLTKHSYYRLGIIGATAISGIEHALWDIFGKSVGLPVWRLLGGRVRDSVRVYTHLGLGDMSSVYDTADAGRLREKAAAVVERGYDALKVVFIPYGNHLTVAAERRHVDKLMATLRDTVGPDVDIMVDFHGRTASVAAALQYIEVLAPYEPLFCEEPVQPGDTEALRQVAERSRVPIATGERLVGLGEFLPVFAAKAVHVAQPDLNHTGGLLEGKRIAAIADTELVGVAPHNPNGPIAGAAALHFDVSTPNFVIQEEMSGAVSWYDDVVRTPMTRVGSHWQVPDEPGLGVEVDEREAAKHPFKPEVPHSSSAVLADGTVVDW; from the coding sequence ATGCTGTTGCCGACGTCCGACGGTCCGCCGATCCGCGTCACGTCCGTGGAGACGACCGTCGTCAACGCGGAGCTGCGGAACTGGATCCTGGTCAAGGTCCGCACCGACCAGGACGGTCTGTACGGCTGGGGCGAGGCGAGCCTCAACTGGAAGACCCGGGCCGTGACCGGGGCGATCGAGGACCTCGCGCCGCTGGTGATCGGCCGCGACCCGCGGGACATCGAGCAGATCGTGCGCGTGCTGACCAAGCACAGCTACTACCGCCTCGGCATCATCGGGGCCACCGCGATCAGCGGCATCGAGCACGCGCTGTGGGACATCTTCGGCAAGTCCGTCGGGCTGCCGGTGTGGCGGCTGCTCGGCGGCCGGGTCCGCGACTCGGTGCGCGTGTACACCCACCTCGGGCTCGGCGACATGAGCTCGGTCTACGACACGGCCGACGCCGGCCGGCTGCGCGAGAAGGCCGCGGCGGTCGTCGAGCGGGGCTACGACGCGCTCAAAGTCGTGTTCATCCCCTACGGCAACCACCTCACCGTCGCCGCGGAGCGCCGGCACGTCGACAAGCTGATGGCGACGCTGCGCGACACCGTCGGCCCCGACGTGGACATCATGGTCGACTTCCACGGCCGCACCGCGTCCGTCGCCGCGGCCTTGCAGTACATCGAGGTGCTGGCGCCGTACGAGCCGCTCTTCTGCGAAGAACCCGTGCAGCCCGGTGACACGGAAGCACTGCGGCAGGTCGCCGAGCGTTCGCGGGTGCCGATCGCGACCGGGGAACGCCTGGTGGGCCTCGGCGAGTTCCTGCCGGTGTTCGCGGCGAAGGCGGTGCACGTCGCGCAGCCCGACCTCAACCACACCGGCGGGCTGCTGGAGGGCAAGCGCATCGCGGCCATCGCCGACACCGAGCTCGTGGGCGTCGCGCCGCACAACCCCAACGGCCCGATCGCCGGGGCCGCGGCCCTGCACTTCGACGTGAGCACCCCGAACTTCGTGATCCAAGAGGAGATGAGCGGCGCGGTGAGCTGGTACGACGACGTCGTGCGCACCCCGATGACCCGGGTGGGCAGCCACTGGCAGGTCCCCGACGAACCCGGGCTCGGGGTCGAGGTGGACGAGCGGGAGGCCGCGAAGCACCCGTTCAAACCGGAAGTGCCGCACAGCAGCTCGGCCGTGCTGGCCGACGGAACGGTGGTGGACTGGTGA
- a CDS encoding ABC transporter ATP-binding protein produces MSEPEEKSRWLRRLGGYVLRHRRELLIAFGAAVLGSACQTVVPLLERQIVDGVILSRSASLWPWLIALLVLAAAAFVFAYQRRYRGGRVALAVQYDLRNDIQAHLQRMDFANLDRMPTGQLVSRATSDSALVQGLLSLLPIMSGNILLVLLSLGVMLVLSPLLALVSLVVVPLLLMVSYRMRRRIFPATWAAQQREGDVVQIVDEDVNGVRVVKAFGQEDRELGRLADTAGDLYGMQLRAVRLQSRYQPLLQAIPALGQVAILVLGGWLALHHGLSLGTFLAFSTYVGQLMAPARQLAGVLAISQQARAGVERIFQLIDLEPDIADAPDAVDLPTAKGEITFENVHFGYSPDAPVLRGFDLHIAAGERVALIGPSGSGKTTATTLVSRFHDPESGAVLLDGHDLRTVRLESLRSQVGVVFEESFLFSDTIRANIAYGRSGATDEEILAAAEVAEADAFIRALPQGYETVVGERGLSLSGGQRQRVALARAILTDPRVLVLDDATSAVDANTEESINASLRTVLAGRTTLLVAHRRSTLHLADRVVVLDGGVVADQGTHEELVERSALYRTLLTGLEEEAAERVGDRIEALTVAGTTASAWRGERNGHNGNGQNGNGRRVTARATGAVGIGAGLGGSAGGSGWRAALPPTPQLLARVDQLKPVRDFAKVDLATEARQERTFSLRTLLREFRRPLLFGLLLVVIDAVASVIGPVFVKRGIDDGVLQGAQAVLFGAAGLFLLITLIAFLDEVAQTFVTGRTAQRVMLSLRIRIWAQLQRLSLDYYEREMAGRIMTRMTTDVDQFESLIQNGLLSALVAFVTFAGVGVTLVVVNPLLGLCTLSVVVPLAIGTVIFRRRAAKLYDVARDRVAIVNADFQESLSGVRESQAFAHEDETIRRFRRLGRDYLDSRYSAQRLAATYFPFVQFLSAGADAIVLGVGAGMIYTGSLTPGALIAFILYIDLFFSPIQQLSQVFDSWLQTRVSVSRISDLMRLETLTPPAVQAIDPGRLRGEITFDGVRFAYPSAPALGTGERRGPADPRLVAGSQAVAKPPEALREVDLTIAAGETVALVGETGAGKSTLVKLLARFYDPDTGSVRVDGHDLRSLDLAAYRRALGYVPQEAFLFTGTVRDNIAYGRADATDAEVEAAARAVGAHEFVATLPGGYLHEIAERGRSLSAGQRQLLALARAQLVDPAILLLDEATSNLDLAAEAHVAEAMRTLSAGRTTIVIAHRLQTAQSADRIVVLDRGRIAEAGSHDELLDRGGHYSGMWEAFELLSGQRS; encoded by the coding sequence GTGAGCGAACCCGAAGAGAAGTCCCGCTGGTTGCGCCGCCTCGGCGGCTACGTCCTGCGCCACCGCCGCGAGCTGCTGATCGCCTTCGGCGCCGCCGTGCTCGGCAGCGCCTGCCAGACCGTGGTGCCGCTGCTGGAACGCCAGATCGTGGACGGGGTGATCCTCAGCCGCTCAGCTTCGCTGTGGCCGTGGCTGATCGCTCTGCTCGTGCTCGCCGCGGCCGCGTTCGTGTTCGCCTACCAGCGGCGCTACCGCGGCGGCCGGGTCGCGCTGGCCGTGCAGTACGACCTGCGCAACGACATCCAGGCCCACCTGCAGCGCATGGACTTCGCGAACCTCGATCGCATGCCCACGGGCCAGCTCGTGTCGCGCGCGACGTCGGACTCCGCGCTCGTGCAGGGCCTGCTGAGCCTGTTGCCCATCATGAGCGGCAACATCCTGCTGGTCCTGCTCTCGCTCGGCGTGATGCTGGTCCTCTCGCCTCTGCTCGCGCTCGTGAGCCTGGTCGTGGTGCCGCTGCTGCTCATGGTGTCCTACCGGATGCGCCGGCGGATCTTCCCCGCCACCTGGGCCGCGCAGCAGCGCGAGGGCGACGTGGTGCAGATCGTCGACGAGGACGTCAACGGCGTGCGCGTGGTCAAGGCGTTCGGCCAGGAGGACCGGGAGCTGGGCCGCCTGGCCGACACCGCCGGCGATCTCTACGGCATGCAGCTGCGGGCTGTGCGGCTGCAGTCGCGGTACCAGCCGCTGCTTCAGGCGATCCCCGCGCTCGGGCAGGTCGCGATCCTCGTGCTCGGCGGCTGGCTCGCGCTGCACCACGGGCTCAGCCTCGGCACGTTCCTCGCCTTCTCCACCTATGTCGGGCAGCTGATGGCCCCCGCGCGCCAGCTCGCGGGTGTGCTCGCGATCAGCCAGCAGGCCCGCGCGGGCGTCGAGCGGATCTTCCAGCTGATCGACCTGGAGCCGGACATCGCCGACGCCCCCGACGCCGTGGACCTGCCGACGGCCAAGGGCGAGATCACGTTCGAGAACGTCCACTTCGGATACTCGCCCGACGCGCCGGTGCTGCGGGGCTTCGACCTGCACATCGCGGCCGGCGAGCGCGTCGCGCTGATCGGCCCGAGCGGCAGCGGCAAGACCACCGCGACCACGCTCGTGTCCCGTTTCCACGACCCGGAGTCCGGCGCCGTGCTGCTCGACGGGCACGACCTGCGCACGGTGCGGCTCGAATCTCTGCGGTCCCAGGTCGGCGTGGTGTTCGAGGAGAGTTTCCTGTTCTCCGACACCATCCGCGCCAACATCGCCTACGGCAGATCGGGCGCCACCGACGAGGAGATCCTCGCCGCCGCCGAGGTCGCCGAGGCCGACGCCTTCATCCGCGCCCTGCCGCAGGGTTACGAGACCGTAGTCGGCGAACGCGGGCTCTCGCTCTCGGGTGGGCAGCGCCAGCGCGTGGCGCTGGCCCGCGCGATCCTCACCGACCCCCGGGTGCTCGTGCTCGACGACGCCACCAGTGCCGTCGACGCCAACACCGAGGAGTCGATCAACGCGTCGCTGCGCACGGTGCTGGCCGGGCGCACCACGCTGCTCGTCGCGCACCGCCGCTCGACGCTGCACCTGGCCGACCGCGTGGTGGTGCTCGACGGCGGCGTGGTCGCCGACCAGGGCACCCACGAGGAGCTGGTCGAGCGCAGCGCCCTCTACCGCACGCTGCTCACCGGTCTCGAGGAGGAAGCCGCCGAACGAGTCGGCGACCGCATCGAGGCCCTCACCGTGGCCGGCACCACCGCGTCGGCCTGGCGTGGGGAACGCAACGGGCACAACGGCAACGGGCAGAACGGCAACGGCCGGCGCGTCACGGCCCGCGCCACCGGAGCCGTGGGCATCGGCGCCGGCCTCGGCGGCTCGGCCGGCGGCAGCGGCTGGCGCGCCGCACTGCCTCCGACCCCGCAGCTGCTCGCCCGCGTCGACCAGCTGAAACCCGTGCGGGACTTCGCGAAGGTCGACCTCGCCACCGAAGCCCGCCAGGAGCGCACGTTCTCCCTGCGCACGCTGCTGCGTGAGTTCCGCCGTCCGCTGCTGTTCGGGCTGCTGCTCGTGGTGATCGACGCCGTCGCGTCGGTGATCGGGCCGGTGTTCGTCAAAAGGGGCATCGACGACGGCGTGCTGCAGGGCGCGCAGGCCGTGCTCTTCGGCGCCGCCGGGCTGTTCCTACTGATCACCCTGATCGCGTTCCTCGACGAGGTGGCGCAGACGTTCGTGACCGGCCGGACCGCGCAGCGCGTGATGCTGTCGCTGCGGATCCGGATCTGGGCGCAGCTGCAACGCCTTTCGCTCGACTACTACGAGCGCGAGATGGCCGGCCGGATCATGACGCGGATGACCACCGACGTCGACCAGTTCGAGTCGCTCATCCAGAACGGGCTGCTCTCGGCGCTGGTCGCGTTCGTGACGTTCGCCGGGGTCGGCGTGACGCTGGTCGTGGTCAACCCGCTGCTGGGCCTGTGCACGCTGTCGGTGGTGGTGCCGCTGGCCATCGGCACGGTGATCTTCCGCCGGCGCGCCGCGAAGCTCTACGACGTGGCGCGCGACCGCGTGGCGATCGTGAACGCCGACTTCCAGGAGAGCCTCTCGGGCGTACGCGAGTCCCAGGCGTTCGCCCACGAGGACGAGACGATCCGCCGCTTCCGCCGGCTCGGGCGCGACTACCTCGACTCGCGCTACTCCGCGCAGCGGCTGGCCGCCACCTACTTCCCGTTCGTGCAGTTCCTCTCGGCGGGCGCCGACGCGATCGTGCTCGGGGTCGGCGCCGGGATGATCTACACCGGCAGCCTGACGCCGGGCGCGCTGATCGCGTTCATCCTCTACATCGACCTGTTCTTCTCCCCCATCCAGCAGTTGTCGCAGGTGTTCGACTCGTGGCTGCAGACGCGCGTGTCGGTGAGCCGCATCTCCGACCTGATGCGGCTGGAGACGCTCACCCCGCCCGCCGTCCAGGCGATCGACCCCGGCCGGCTACGCGGCGAGATCACCTTCGACGGGGTGCGCTTCGCGTATCCGTCGGCGCCTGCGCTCGGCACGGGTGAACGCCGTGGTCCCGCCGACCCCCGGCTGGTCGCGGGCTCGCAGGCCGTGGCGAAACCGCCGGAGGCGCTGCGCGAGGTCGACCTGACGATCGCGGCCGGCGAGACCGTGGCGCTGGTCGGCGAGACGGGCGCGGGCAAGTCGACGCTGGTGAAGCTGCTCGCGCGCTTCTACGACCCGGACACCGGCAGCGTCCGCGTCGACGGCCACGACCTGCGCTCACTCGACCTCGCCGCCTACCGTCGCGCACTCGGCTACGTGCCCCAGGAGGCGTTCCTGTTCACCGGCACCGTGCGCGACAACATCGCCTACGGCCGCGCCGACGCCACCGACGCCGAGGTGGAGGCGGCCGCACGGGCCGTCGGGGCGCACGAGTTCGTGGCCACGCTGCCCGGCGGCTACCTGCACGAGATCGCCGAACGCGGCCGCTCGCTCTCGGCCGGGCAGCGCCAGCTCCTCGCGCTCGCCCGCGCCCAGCTCGTGGACCCGGCGATCCTGCTGCTCGACGAGGCGACGTCGAACCTCGACCTCGCGGCCGAAGCCCACGTCGCCGAGGCGATGCGCACGCTCTCGGCCGGGCGCACGACCATCGTGATCGCCCACCGGCTGCAGACCGCGCAGTCGGCCGACCGCATCGTGGTGCTCGACCGCGGCCGCATCGCCGAGGCCGGCAGCCACGACGAGCTGCTCGACCGCGGCGGCCACTACTCCGGGATGTGGGAGGCGTTCGAGCTGCTGTCGGGACAGCGTTCGTAG